One genomic window of Thermococcus indicus includes the following:
- a CDS encoding signal peptidase I, giving the protein MGKRRIDVLSVVSYLLFAFVALVIVLHFVFGFQYVVILTDSMEPNINPNDLVITMPVSPGELHVGDVILYRVDIGNTTYRITHRIVGMNADPEMRMYYITKGDNRNYTDPWRVYYSQVVGRVVLVIPRVGVVWYYTPLIVFGIFLFIIASLAYDLAWLLLEEEPPRSKSRKADILVLRRKKIKAYHYRRH; this is encoded by the coding sequence ATGGGAAAGCGTCGCATTGACGTTCTTTCGGTTGTCTCGTATCTCCTCTTCGCTTTCGTGGCCTTAGTGATCGTTCTCCACTTCGTCTTCGGCTTCCAGTACGTCGTTATACTCACCGACTCAATGGAGCCCAATATCAACCCCAATGACCTCGTCATCACGATGCCGGTTTCTCCTGGTGAGCTTCACGTGGGGGATGTTATCCTCTACCGCGTGGACATAGGCAACACGACCTACAGGATAACCCACCGCATCGTTGGCATGAATGCCGATCCGGAAATGCGGATGTACTATATCACCAAGGGGGACAACAGGAACTACACAGACCCCTGGCGGGTCTATTACTCCCAAGTGGTTGGCAGGGTTGTTCTGGTGATTCCAAGAGTCGGTGTGGTCTGGTACTACACCCCGCTGATAGTTTTCGGGATTTTCCTGTTCATAATCGCCTCTCTCGCATACGACCTGGCGTGGCTCCTGCTCGAGGAGGAACCCCCACGTTCAAAATCCAGAAAAGCCGATATCCTCGTTCTAAGAAGGAAGAAGATAAAGGCCTACCACTACCGGCGCCATTAG
- a CDS encoding DUF2341 domain-containing protein yields the protein MPRHHIDAKLPLVALLMTALLLTPSLAVPSIWVSVQSIGASQCEKFWIDVNVTNLENRELVNYTFNITMPSEGIVAYSRLKLSNVYVVDENGKPLYYWVMRKSSSVFTVFFKVPHIAPNGRATVRIYYGSDNPYRRYRKPAELFVYWESFNSLKNYPHVDSGIFSSSGAFGSGERYIKKGKLVVNSTISTDWWSGSTAKEAELVRLKVDDSYAVVFKFKRGSGKQGVVSYPFYMFIHADVGNGDRYDYIAIKENSNSKFRFEFGNDRSGSDETNKYAGKQYYLGEILVTPRNSTGRIEKFSSGALVASYTFETSNRFRNREISIGFGQANADWWSTVNLLAYIDWVCVVRYSRYTAEIAGMGAECGFN from the coding sequence ATGCCACGCCACCACATCGACGCCAAACTTCCACTGGTGGCCCTTCTCATGACTGCCTTACTTCTCACTCCGTCCCTTGCAGTCCCTTCGATATGGGTTAGCGTCCAGTCCATCGGGGCTTCCCAATGCGAGAAGTTCTGGATAGATGTGAACGTCACCAACCTCGAGAATCGTGAGCTGGTCAACTACACCTTCAACATCACGATGCCCTCTGAGGGAATAGTCGCCTACTCCAGGCTGAAGCTAAGCAACGTCTACGTCGTCGATGAAAACGGGAAGCCCCTCTACTACTGGGTGATGCGGAAGTCCTCCAGCGTCTTCACGGTCTTCTTCAAGGTCCCCCACATAGCCCCCAACGGCCGGGCCACCGTGCGGATCTATTACGGCTCGGACAACCCTTATAGGAGGTACAGGAAACCGGCCGAGCTCTTCGTCTACTGGGAGTCCTTCAACAGCCTCAAGAACTACCCCCACGTCGATAGTGGCATCTTCTCCAGCTCGGGGGCCTTTGGGAGCGGGGAGCGTTACATCAAGAAGGGAAAGCTGGTCGTGAACTCGACCATCTCGACCGACTGGTGGTCTGGAAGCACGGCAAAGGAGGCCGAGCTGGTGAGGCTCAAGGTCGATGACTCCTACGCCGTAGTCTTCAAGTTCAAAAGGGGCTCCGGTAAGCAGGGGGTCGTCAGTTACCCCTTCTACATGTTCATTCATGCCGATGTTGGCAACGGGGACAGATACGACTACATAGCGATTAAGGAGAACTCCAACTCCAAGTTCCGCTTCGAGTTCGGCAACGACCGGAGCGGAAGCGACGAGACCAACAAGTACGCCGGGAAGCAGTACTACCTCGGCGAGATACTGGTTACCCCTCGGAACAGCACCGGCAGGATCGAGAAGTTCTCGAGCGGGGCTTTGGTGGCTTCCTACACCTTTGAAACCAGCAACCGCTTCAGGAACAGGGAGATTTCCATCGGCTTCGGCCAGGCGAACGCTGATTGGTGGAGCACCGTCAACCTTTTAGCCTACATCGACTGGGTTTGTGTTGTGCGGTATTCAAGGTACACCGCTGAAATCGCTGGGATGGGTGCCGAGTGCGGCTTTAATTAG
- a CDS encoding tRNA (N(6)-L-threonylcarbamoyladenosine(37)-C(2))-methylthiotransferase: MVRVHVETYGCTRNRADAEMMEALLVSAGYELVETPENADYVIVNTCAVKDPTEKHMRERIKELLDSGKKVIATGCLVHVNPGAIDPRVSGILGVKSIDMIAEAVGVAERGGKLVSVEGWRERNIDKLELPRLWKGGVAFVVPISEGCLNACTYCATRFARGVLKSYKPELVVKWVKEALARGYKEIQLSSEDTGCYGFDIGTNLAELLDEITAIEGDFRVRVGMMNPNHVLKFLDELVDAYTDEKVYKFLHLPVQSGDNEVLKRMGRTYTVEEFEEIVRTFRKKVCDLNLNTDIIVGFPGETDEAFRNTVELVERVRPDKINVSRYSPRPGAIAAKWKQLPGWKVKERSRELHRLRLAIAYEINRAYVGRTVEVLVHGEGKKGGIEGRTFNYKDIILDSGEPGEFLQVRVEWAGSTYLKGIPLR; encoded by the coding sequence ATGGTTAGGGTTCACGTCGAGACTTACGGTTGCACGAGGAACAGGGCCGATGCAGAGATGATGGAGGCTCTTCTGGTTAGCGCGGGCTATGAGCTGGTGGAAACCCCGGAAAATGCCGACTACGTCATCGTGAACACCTGCGCCGTAAAGGACCCCACCGAGAAGCACATGCGCGAGAGGATAAAGGAGCTCCTCGATTCCGGGAAAAAGGTCATCGCCACCGGCTGTCTCGTCCACGTGAATCCTGGGGCCATAGATCCACGCGTCTCGGGAATACTCGGCGTTAAGAGCATAGATATGATAGCCGAGGCGGTGGGCGTAGCGGAGCGCGGCGGAAAGCTGGTGAGCGTCGAGGGCTGGCGTGAGAGGAACATAGATAAGCTCGAGCTCCCCCGCCTCTGGAAGGGCGGCGTTGCCTTCGTCGTCCCGATAAGTGAGGGCTGTCTCAACGCCTGCACCTACTGTGCAACCCGCTTCGCCCGCGGGGTTCTCAAGAGCTACAAACCTGAGCTCGTCGTTAAGTGGGTTAAGGAGGCCCTCGCCAGGGGATACAAGGAGATACAGCTGTCGAGTGAGGACACCGGATGCTATGGCTTCGACATCGGGACGAACCTGGCGGAGCTACTCGACGAGATAACGGCCATCGAGGGCGACTTCAGGGTCAGGGTTGGAATGATGAACCCGAACCACGTTCTCAAGTTCCTCGACGAGCTCGTTGATGCCTACACCGATGAGAAGGTCTACAAGTTCCTCCACCTGCCCGTCCAGAGCGGGGATAATGAGGTTCTCAAGAGAATGGGCAGAACGTACACTGTGGAAGAGTTTGAGGAGATAGTTCGAACTTTTCGTAAGAAGGTTTGTGATTTGAACCTCAACACGGACATAATAGTTGGTTTCCCTGGTGAGACGGACGAGGCCTTCAGGAACACCGTTGAGCTGGTGGAGCGCGTTAGGCCCGACAAAATCAACGTTTCGCGCTACTCGCCGAGGCCAGGGGCGATAGCGGCAAAATGGAAGCAGTTGCCGGGCTGGAAGGTCAAGGAGCGCTCGAGGGAGCTTCACAGGCTCCGGCTGGCCATCGCCTACGAGATAAACCGCGCCTACGTTGGGAGAACCGTTGAGGTTCTCGTCCACGGCGAGGGGAAGAAGGGTGGAATAGAGGGCAGAACGTTCAACTACAAGGATATAATCCTCGATTCCGGCGAGCCCGGCGAATTCCTGCAGGTTCGGGTCGAGTGGGCCGGTTCAACGTATCTTAAGGGCATACCCCTCCGCTGA